One window from the genome of Vidua chalybeata isolate OUT-0048 chromosome 3, bVidCha1 merged haplotype, whole genome shotgun sequence encodes:
- the TAGAP gene encoding T-cell activation Rho GTPase-activating protein: MKVLSSCNTSKTLNAGNMESLIECQTEIDAKKCPLSVPAEAEDRLCLSNADGTKKIKKVISQSFTLRKSLTKRNSSGQLDLGAKITLFGHPLALICGEDDTLPQPVQDLLAILYMKGPSTEGIFRKTANEKARKELKEDLNKGGNVDLKSKSVHLLAVVLKDFLRNIPSKLLSADLYEKWMQALEKPSKEEKIEELKEVADKLPRPNLVLLKLLLSLLHHISQNAETNRMDSSNLAICIGPNMLSPGTDSALPLEVEKEMNDKVTVLVEFLINNCLEIFEGDIAFPACALAEESPEHTDSSTEQLCAAHQNDSAYDSPDPEAEGSPCTSEMEQAKRRSATVSRNCPTNISAPSLTNFRNEISTMDRRYSESDLSFQNCLDDTIRKQRLNKSEDNFPVQQKLLWMEALEERLAGLPSQLSTDSLPKTSSSCSLESSDGSVFTSSPVVSPSSPKKTFLNRPQSFSTKATEDCSTPSREIKKHSMSFSFANRRKTLIKTQSWGPGKPMFFQRDSFTKKEDQFSCRIVQEGSCNDDKLLPVEHQQRLRLRSADEVFREVDQRNPRRPPSYEEAVKNCLATKVPSQNITVQTLRLAASNQDVLLPDPCSHSAQDTAYMDLSDLHSARVSAAKDSDMETETFSITVGVNSRVNLPVTPGVYRMRAMSESYQKNKLEYVAQRCSQPVFEVEQIQYAKESYV, from the exons CAGAtggaacaaagaaaataaagaaggtGATATCGCAGTCCTTTACTCTGAGAAAAAGCCTTACCAAAAGAAATTCCTCAGGACAGCTAGACTTGGGTGCCAAAATCACTCTGTTTGGCCATCCTCTGGCACTTATCTGCGGGGAAGATGACACACTGCCCCAGCCAGTCCAG gatcTCCTAGCCATATTGTATATGAAAGGACCTTCTACTGAGGGGATATTCAGAAAAACTGCCAATGAGAAAGCACGAAAGGAGTTGAAGGAGGACCTAAACAAAGGCGGGAATGTTGATCTGAAAAGCAAGTCTGTGCACCTGCTGGCAGTGGTTTTGAAG GACTTTCTCAGAAATATTCCCTCCAAACTCCTATCAGCTGATCTCTATGAGAAATGGATGCAAGCTCTAGAGAAGCcaagcaaggaagaaaaaattgaagaatTGAAAGA GGTGGCTGACAAGCTGCCGAGACCAAACCTCGTTTTGCTCAAGCTCTTGCTCTCTCTGCTCCACCACATCAGCCAAAATGCCGAGACCAACAGGATGGACTCCAGCAACCTGGCCATCTGCATTGGCCCAAATATGCTGAGCCCAGGGACGGACAGCGCGCTCCCGCTGGAAGTGGAGAAGGAGATGAATGACAAG GTGACAGTGTTGGTGGAGTTCCTCATAAACAATTGCTTGGAAATATTTGAAGGGGACATtgccttccctgcctgtgccttgGCTGAGGAGTCACCAGAGCACACAGACAGCTCCACAG AACAACTCTGTGCAGCTCATCAGAATGACTCTGCCTATGACAGCCCAGATCCTGAAGCAGAAGGCAGCCCCTGTACCTCTGAAATGGAGCAGGCCAAACGGAGGAGCGCTACTGTGAGCAGAAATTGTCCAACAAATatctctgccccttccctgactaatttcagaaatgaaatcaGCACAATGGACAGGAGGTACTCAGAGTCAGACCTGTCCTTCCAGAACTGCCTTGATGACACAATAAGGAAACAAAGGCTAAACAAAAGTGAGGACAATTTTCCAGTTCAGCAGAAACTGCTGTGGATGGAGGCACTGGAGGAACGTCTTGCAGGCTTACCTTCACAATTATCAACTGACTCTCTACCCAAAACATCTTCCAGTTGCTCCCTGGAGAGCTCTGATGGCTCAGTTTTCACCAGCTCCCCAGTCGTTTCGCCCTCTAGtcccaaaaaaacctttttaaatAGGCCTCAGTCCTTTTCCACCAAGGCCACTGAAGACTGCAGTACACCTAGCAGAGAGATCAAAAAACATTCCATGTCATTCTCTTTTGCAAACCGCAGGAAAACACTAATAAAAACCCAGAGTTGGGGGCCTGGAAAACCCATGTTTTTTCAGAGGGACAGTTTCACAAAGAAAGAAGATCAGTTCTCCTGTAGAATTGTCCAGGAGGGCAGCTGTAATGATGACAAACTATTGCCTGTGGAACATCAGCAAAGGCTCCGTCTCAGGTCAGCTGATGAAGTGTTCAGAGAGGTAGACCAGAGAAACCCTAGAAGACCACCCTCTTATGAAGAGGCTGTTAAAAACTGCCTGGCCACTAAAGTTCCCTCCCAAAATATCACGGTTCAGACTCTGAGATTAGCAGCGTCAAACCAGGATGTTTTGCTGCCTGATCCATGCAGCCACAGTGCACAGGACACAGCATATATGGATCTGAGCGATCTACACAGTGCCAGAGTTTCTGCAGCAAAGGATTCTGACATGGAAACTGAAACCTTCAGCATCACTGTGGGAGTAAACTCCCGTGTGAATTTACCCGTGACCCCCGGAGTCTACCGGATGAGAGCCATGTCTGAGTCCTATCAAAAGAACAAACTTGAATATGTGGCTCAGAGGTGCAGCCAGCCGGTTTTTGAGGTAGAGCAGATCCAGTATGCTAAGGAGTCCTATGTTTAA